The following proteins are co-located in the Canis aureus isolate CA01 chromosome X, VMU_Caureus_v.1.0, whole genome shotgun sequence genome:
- the MTCP1 gene encoding protein p13 MTCP-1, translated as MAGEDVGAPPDRLWVHQEGIYRDEYQRTWVAVVEEETSFLRARVQQVQVPLGDAARPSHLLTSQLPLMWQLYPEERYMDNNSRLWQIQHHLMVRGVQELLLKLLPDD; from the exons ATGGCAGGAGAGGATGTGGGGGCTCCACCCGACCGCCTCTGGGTTCACCAAGAGGGTATCTACCGCGACGAATACCAGCGCACGTGGGTGGCCGTCGTGGAAGAG GAGACGAGTTTCCTAAGGGCACGAGTCCAGCAAGTTCAGGTTCCCTTAGGTGACGCAGCTAGGCCAAGTCACCTTCTTACCTCCCAGCTACCTCTCATGTGGCAACTCTACCCTGAGGAGCGCTACATGGATAACAACTCTCGCTTGTGGCAGATCCAGCATCATTTAATG gTCAGGGGAGTACAGGAGCTGTTGCTTAAGCTTTTGCCTGATGATTAG